CCTCGCTTCTGGAAACGTCCGGTCTTTACCATCACAGCAGATGGTGAATCGACTCTCAATACCAAAGCCTAACTTAAATTCTACAGGAGTCAACATGATGTCCAATGTTCACCTACAGCAGAACAACTATGGAGTCAAATCTGTAGGCCAGGGCTATGGCGTTGGTCAGTCAATGAGACTGGGTCTAGGTGGCAACGCACCAGTTTCCATCCCTCAACAGTCTCAGTCTGTGAAGCAGTTACTTCCAAGTGGAAATGGAAGATCTTATGGACTTGGGTCAGAGCAGAGGACCCAGGCACCGGCAAGATACTCGCTGCAGTCTCCAAATGCCTCGTCTCTGTCATCGGGCCAGTTAaagtctccttccctctcccagtcACAGGCATCCAGAGTATTAGGTCAGTCCAGTTCCAAACCTACTGCAGCTGCCACTGGCCCTCCCCCACCCAATACTTCCTCAACTCAGAAGTGGAAAATATGTACAATCTGTAATGAGCTTTTTCCTGAAAATGTCTACAGTGTGCACTTCGAAAAAGAACATAAAGCTGAGAAAGTCCCAGCAGTAGCCAACTACATTATGAAAATACACAATTTTACTAGCAAATGCCTCTACTGTAATCGCTATTTGCCCACAGACACTCTGCTCAACCATATGTTAATTCATGGTCTGTCCTGTCCATATTGCCGTTCAACTTTCAATGATGTGGAAAAGATGGCGGCACACATGCGGATGGTTCACATTGATGAAGAGATGGGGCCTAAAACAGACTCTACTCTGAGTTTTGATTTGACATTGCAGCAGGGCAGTCACACTAACATCCATCTCCTTGTAACTACGTACAACCTGAGGGATGCCCCTGCTGAATCTGTTGCTTACCATGCCCAAAATAACCCTCCAGTCCCTCCAAAGCCACAGCCAAAAGTTCAGGAAAAGGCAGATATTCCTGTTAAAAGTTCACCTCAAGCTGCAGTGCCCTATAAAAAGGATGTCGGGAAAACCCTTTGCCCTCTTTGCTTTTCAATCCTAAAAGGACCCATATCTGATGCACTTGCACATCACTTAAGAGAGAGGCACCAAGTTATTCAGACAGTTCACCCAGTGGAGAAAAAGCTCACCTACAAATGCATCCACTGCCTTGGCGTGTATACCAGCAACATGACCGCCTCGACTATCACTCTGCATCTGGTCCACTGCAGGGGTGTTGGAAAGACCCAGAATGGCCAAGACAAGACCAATGCACCCTCTCGGCTTAACCAGTCACCGGGCCTGGCACCTGTGAAGCGCACTTACGAGCAAATGGAATTTCCCTTGCTGAAAAAGCGGAAGCTAGATGATGACAGCGATTCGCCCAGCTTCTTTGAGGAGAAGCCTGAGGAGCCTGTTGTTTTAGCTTTGGACCCCAAGGGTCATGAAGACGATTCCTATGAAGCCAGAAAAAGCTTCCTAACAAAGTATTTCAACAAGCAGCCCTATCCCACCAGGAGAGAAATTGAGAAGCTGGCGGCCAGTTTATGGTTGTGGAAGAGTGACATTGCTTCCCATTTTAGTAACAAGAGGAAGAAGTGTGTCCGAGACTGTGAAAAGTATAAGCCTGGTGTGTTACTGGGCTTCAACATGAAAGAATTAAACAAAGTTAAGCATGAGATGGATTTTGATGCTGAGTGGCTATTTGAAAATCATGATGAGAAGGATTCCAGAGTCAATGCTAGTAAAACTGCTGACAAAAAGCTCAACCTTGGGAAAGAAGATGACAGTTCCTCAGACAGTTTTGAAAATTTGGAAGAAGAATCCAATGGAAGTGATAGCCCTTTTGACCCTGTTTTTGAAGTTGAGCCTAAAATCCCTAACGATAACCCAGAGGAACACATACAGAAGGTAATTTCTGAGGATGCTTTAGAGTCTGAGAAGCTAGACCAAAAAGAGGAGGATGGTTCAAAATACGAAACTATTCATTTGACTGAGGAACCAACCAAACTAATGCATGATGCCTCTGATAGTGAGGTGGACCAAGATGATGTTGTTGAATGGAAAGATGGCGCCTCTCCATCTGAGAGCGGCCCTGGTTCCCAACAAGTGTCAGACTTCGAGGACAAC
The DNA window shown above is from Kogia breviceps isolate mKogBre1 chromosome 14, mKogBre1 haplotype 1, whole genome shotgun sequence and carries:
- the ADNP gene encoding activity-dependent neuroprotector homeobox protein; this translates as MFQLPVNNLGSLRKARKTVKKILSDIGLEYCKEHIEDFKQFEPNDFYLKNTTWEDVGLWDPSLTKNQDYRTKPFCCSACPFSSKFFSAYKSHFRNVHSEDFENRILLNCPYCTFNADKKTLETHIKIFHAPNASTPSSSLSTFKDKSKSDGLKPKQADSVEQAVYYCKKCTYRDPLYEIVRKHIYREHFQHVAAPYIAKAGEKSLNGAVPLGTNAREESSIHCKRCLFMPKSYEALVQHVIEDHERIGYQVTAMIGHTNVVVPRSKPLMLIAPKPQDKKGMGLQSRIGSLASGNVRSLPSQQMVNRLSIPKPNLNSTGVNMMSNVHLQQNNYGVKSVGQGYGVGQSMRLGLGGNAPVSIPQQSQSVKQLLPSGNGRSYGLGSEQRTQAPARYSLQSPNASSLSSGQLKSPSLSQSQASRVLGQSSSKPTAAATGPPPPNTSSTQKWKICTICNELFPENVYSVHFEKEHKAEKVPAVANYIMKIHNFTSKCLYCNRYLPTDTLLNHMLIHGLSCPYCRSTFNDVEKMAAHMRMVHIDEEMGPKTDSTLSFDLTLQQGSHTNIHLLVTTYNLRDAPAESVAYHAQNNPPVPPKPQPKVQEKADIPVKSSPQAAVPYKKDVGKTLCPLCFSILKGPISDALAHHLRERHQVIQTVHPVEKKLTYKCIHCLGVYTSNMTASTITLHLVHCRGVGKTQNGQDKTNAPSRLNQSPGLAPVKRTYEQMEFPLLKKRKLDDDSDSPSFFEEKPEEPVVLALDPKGHEDDSYEARKSFLTKYFNKQPYPTRREIEKLAASLWLWKSDIASHFSNKRKKCVRDCEKYKPGVLLGFNMKELNKVKHEMDFDAEWLFENHDEKDSRVNASKTADKKLNLGKEDDSSSDSFENLEEESNGSDSPFDPVFEVEPKIPNDNPEEHIQKVISEDALESEKLDQKEEDGSKYETIHLTEEPTKLMHDASDSEVDQDDVVEWKDGASPSESGPGSQQVSDFEDNTCEVKTGTWSDESSQSEDARSSKPAAKKKATVQGDREQLKWKNSSYGKVEGFWSKDQSQWKNATENAERLSSPQIEWQNSTMDSEDGEQFDNVTDGVAEPMHGSLTGVKLSSQQA